CCCTGGGCGAACTACGCGGTGGCGGTCGTGTTCTTCGTGGTCGGCCTCTCGCTGCTCGACGTGGTGCCCCTCGGCTGGGCGAGCCCCGACACGAGCCGCTTTCGCGGGCGCGGGCTGACGGCGGCGCTCCTGCTCGGCCTTGTCTTCGGCGTGGCCCTTGGTCCCTGCACGTTCGCGTTCATGGCGCCGATGCTCGGCGTGACGTTCGCCGTCTCCGGGACGAGCACGCTCTACGGTCTGCTGCTCATCGCCGCGTACGGCATCGGCCACTGCTTCGTGATCGTACTCGCCGGCGGGTCGACGAGCTGGGTGCGGCGGTACCTGCGGTGGACCGACAGCTCGGGTGGTGCGAGGGCATTGCGCTACACGTCGGGTGTCCTCGTGCTGGTCGGCGGCCTGTACCTCATTCACACGGCCTGACGCCGATGTGTGGGAATCGGCGGGCAGCCACCGTCGCAGAGGGGAACGAAGCGGCAGACGCGAGAGTCCGATAAGCTGGTCTCCAGCGAACGCAAGACTGTCCCAGCCCGGAGGGCCTGATGTGGCCACCCGGGCCAACGAAGCCAGGAGCCCTCATGACCACCGTCGTCTTCGCCTGCGTTCACAACGCCGGCCGTTCCCAGATGGCTGCCGCGTTCTTCAACCTGCTGGCCGACCCCGGCAAGGCCCGCGCCCGATCCGCTGGAACCTCACCCGGCACGAAGGTCCACCCCGAAGTCGTGGAGGTGATGCGGGAGGTTGGACTCGACCTCTCGGGGGCCCAGCCGGCGAGGCTCACGCAGGAACTCGCCGAGAGCGCGAGCCTCCTGATCACGATGGGCTGCGGCGACGAGTGCCCGGTCGTTCCCGGGCTGAGACGCGACGACTGGCCGCTCGAGGACCCGAAGGGGAAACCGCTCGACCTCGTCCGACGGATTCGCGACGACATTCGGGGCCGCGTGCAGGCGCTGCTCGAGCGGGAGGACTGGGCGCTGGACGCGACGGCCCCCATCGGAGAGTAGGGCCCCAGACCTCCACGCCTCCAGGAACGTCATGCCCCCGAGTGAGGACGAGATGGACACTGACAGAGGTCGTATCGGGTTCATCGGCGGCGGTCGCGTCACCCGCATCCTGGCAGGGCGCTGGGAACGCGTCGGCCTGCGCCCCGCCGCGTTGCTGGTACACGAGCCTGGCGACGAGGCGTTCAAGAAGCTCATCGAGCTCACGCCAGGTGCGACGCGGGCGTCGCTCGAGGAGGCGGCAGCCGCCGACATCGTGTTTCTCGCGCTGCACCCGCCGGCCATCGGCCCGGCCCTCCCTGCCGTGCGCGGCGGCCTGAAGCCCGAGGCCACCGTGGTCTCGCTGGCGCCGAAAGTCTCGCTGGCCGGCCTCGCTACCGGGCTCGGCACGACCCGCCTCGCGCGAATGATTCCCAACGCGCCGTCCATCGTCGGACGCGGCTACAACCCGGTCGCCTTCGGAGATGGAGTCGATGCGGCCACGCGCGCGTCGCTCGCGACGCTCTTCGCGCCGTGGGGCCCGGCGCCCGAAGTCGACGAGGCCGCCCTCGAGGCCTACGCGATCCTCACGGGCATGGGCCCCACGTACTTCTGGTTCCAGTGGCAGACGCTCCGGGACCTGGCAGGTGAGCTCGGGCTGCCGACCAGGCAGGCGGACGAGGCTCTGCGGCACATGCTCGAAGGCGCCGTGTCGACGCTCTTCGACGGAAGCCTGACCCCGGAGCACGTCATGGACCTGATTCCCGTCCGCCCGCTGGAGTCGGTCGAGGCCGACCTCACCGCGGCCTATCGCGACAAGCTGCTGGCGCTGTTTGCGAAGATCCGTCCAGGCGGGTGAACGCGCCGCGCGTCGGCCGCCCGGCCTGCGCACGCACGTCCGCTGTCAAACCCGGGGCCGGGTGGTGCCGTCAGCCCGGCTGGCTGAGGCGGTCGTCGTCCTGCCTGCACGCAGCGTCGAACGGCTACCTGGGGCGGTCAGGCGAAACCCGGCGCTGGTGACCACCTCGATGGGCACCGCCTGGACGCGATCCACGAGGGCTCGATCGGTCGCCACACGCTCGTCGCCGGCAACGAGCACCAGGCTGCGTCGAACGAGATCGTGGAACGGACTCCGGGCGTCGAGCGTGTAGTACACGAGTTTGCCCTGCTTGTCTTCGACGACGAGGCCGCTGCGTCGCAGCTCGTTGAGATGCCCTGACACCGTTGAGGGCGCCAGCTCCAGAACGGCCGTCATCTGGCACACGCACATCGAACGCCCCTGCAGCATCGCCAGAACGCGCAATCGCGCCGGATGCCCAATGGCCTTGGCCGCCTCGACCAGCGCCTTGGCCGACACCGCCGGCACGCGCGGTGTTTTCTCATGTCGGGACATGAGGAAATGATACCTCGGCTGAGCCGTTACAGGCCCAGCACCAGCCTGAGGCCCTCGTCGAGCGTCCCGGCCTGCTGAGGGGTCAGACGCCCGAGGCGCTCGACGAAATCAGCGCGCAGGACCTTCTGGACGTCGTACACGTTCGCCACCGAGGGCTTCGGCAGCCCCGTCACGCGCTTCTCGAAACGCACGTTGCCCGGAAGGCCCTCGAGGTGAAGCCGGCTGGTCAGCGGAACGACGAGAAACGATCGGACCCGCGGCTCGCGGACGGCATCGGTCTGCACGACGACGGCCGGCCGGAGCTTGTCGACGCGCACCCACCAGACCTCGCCCCGTGCCGGCACGGGCTCACCACTCGTCGTCGGCATACTCGCGCGCCATTCGTGAGCGCTGGTAGTCGCGCCACGCCGACTCGTCCTCGACGACGTCCCACCCGTGCTGGTCGATGTAGCGGAGGGTCTGCTCGCGCAGTCGTTCCGCCTTCAGGAGCTGCGCGAGCAGCCCCGAACGGGTCGTGCCGCGACGGCTTGCCTCCTCGTCGGCAAACGCGATGAGGTCGTCGGGAAGGGAGACGCCCACCTTCATGCCACGATGGTAGCACGACGCGGAATACTTGGGTACTACCCGCTCCAGCTCACCAGACCCGCTTCACGCCGTGGCTGGTGAACACCCTGTCTGTCGAGATCAGGGCGAGTTGCTCCTGAAGCGCCTGTGCGACGAGCAGTCGGTCGAACGGATCTCGGTGGTGAAACGGCGGGTCGCTGACTCGCTGCAGGTGCGACAACTCGTCGAGAAACGCGCCAACACGACCATCAAAGACCACGCAAGCCCCGTCGGCCGCTGTCGGCCGGCCGCGATGGCGCCGCGAGTGTCACGCCCGCGGCCAGACGGCGGCCTCGGCGGCCTCGTCTTCATCGCCCGCCCCGCAGCACACCTCCTCGCCCTCGACGTCGACCATCGGGAGCGCCCCGGGCACCGTGGTCGCCGCCGGCGGCCCCACGCGTGCGAGCAGCGCGGCGGCCGCGCCGACGAGGTACGGCGGGCCCACGGCTTCGAGCGTCGTGGCCACGGGCTGCGCCATGGCGGCGAGGTGGTCCCGGCTGAACTGCTCGATGGCGTCGGCGACCACGGCCGCGTGGTCGGCATCGTCGGAGGCGAGCGCGTACGCCTGCTTGATCAGGAGGTAGGCGACAAAGCCCGCCTCGACGGCGACGTGGTCGGCCGGTT
The Acidobacteriota bacterium DNA segment above includes these coding regions:
- a CDS encoding winged helix-turn-helix domain-containing protein; amino-acid sequence: MSRHEKTPRVPAVSAKALVEAAKAIGHPARLRVLAMLQGRSMCVCQMTAVLELAPSTVSGHLNELRRSGLVVEDKQGKLVYYTLDARSPFHDLVRRSLVLVAGDERVATDRALVDRVQAVPIEVVTSAGFRLTAPGSRSTLRAGRTTTASASRADGTTRPRV
- a CDS encoding type II toxin-antitoxin system PemK/MazF family toxin produces the protein MPTTSGEPVPARGEVWWVRVDKLRPAVVVQTDAVREPRVRSFLVVPLTSRLHLEGLPGNVRFEKRVTGLPKPSVANVYDVQKVLRADFVERLGRLTPQQAGTLDEGLRLVLGL
- a CDS encoding NAD(P)-binding domain-containing protein; protein product: MDTDRGRIGFIGGGRVTRILAGRWERVGLRPAALLVHEPGDEAFKKLIELTPGATRASLEEAAAADIVFLALHPPAIGPALPAVRGGLKPEATVVSLAPKVSLAGLATGLGTTRLARMIPNAPSIVGRGYNPVAFGDGVDAATRASLATLFAPWGPAPEVDEAALEAYAILTGMGPTYFWFQWQTLRDLAGELGLPTRQADEALRHMLEGAVSTLFDGSLTPEHVMDLIPVRPLESVEADLTAAYRDKLLALFAKIRPGG
- a CDS encoding molecular chaperone TorD family protein gives rise to the protein MSATTRTLSEPQIALLRQAAEWRLLALLFESPREGWHDEVAALARDVDDGGLRAAAEAASREASPGVHTSIFGPGGPVSPREVTYLGGIHLGYLLAELRAYYEAFAYHPDTPEPADHVAVEAGFVAYLLIKQAYALASDDADHAAVVADAIEQFSRDHLAAMAQPVATTLEAVGPPYLVGAAAALLARVGPPAATTVPGALPMVDVEGEEVCCGAGDEDEAAEAAVWPRA
- a CDS encoding arsenate reductase ArsC, producing the protein MTTVVFACVHNAGRSQMAAAFFNLLADPGKARARSAGTSPGTKVHPEVVEVMREVGLDLSGAQPARLTQELAESASLLITMGCGDECPVVPGLRRDDWPLEDPKGKPLDLVRRIRDDIRGRVQALLEREDWALDATAPIGE
- a CDS encoding cytochrome c biogenesis protein CcdA is translated as METLFTTLTHAVSGQPAVALAAAFAWGLASLLLSPCHLASIPLVVGFVSGQGQVSTARGVSIASSFSFGLLTTIAVIGGVTAAAGRMAGDVGPWANYAVAVVFFVVGLSLLDVVPLGWASPDTSRFRGRGLTAALLLGLVFGVALGPCTFAFMAPMLGVTFAVSGTSTLYGLLLIAAYGIGHCFVIVLAGGSTSWVRRYLRWTDSSGGARALRYTSGVLVLVGGLYLIHTA